From a region of the Capricornis sumatraensis isolate serow.1 chromosome 22, serow.2, whole genome shotgun sequence genome:
- the LOC138069639 gene encoding LOW QUALITY PROTEIN: putative olfactory receptor 2W6 (The sequence of the model RefSeq protein was modified relative to this genomic sequence to represent the inferred CDS: substituted 1 base at 1 genomic stop codon): MRNAGLDESQDGIKIAGRNIYNLRYADDPSFLFRDPGLFLSTYLGIDSHFHFGQYKYNTSAFEGFILVGFSDHPHLELILFVVVLTFYLQILLGNMTIILLSVVDSGLHTPMYFLANLSFLDVCFTTSSIPQMLYNLWGADKTISYLGCAIQLYFVLALAGVECVLLAVMAYDHYAAVCRPLHYMVILHLHFCGQLASMAWLSGFGNSLIMAPQTLMLPRCGHRWVDHFLCEIPALIGMACVDTMTLEALAFALAIFIILAPLILIVISYGYIARAVLRIKSAAGXKKAFNTCSSHLIVVSLFYGTIIYMYLQPANTYSQDQGKFLTLFYTIVTPSVNPLIYTLRNKDVKEAMKKVLGKGEAEVE; encoded by the exons atgagaaatgctgggcttgatgaatcACAGgacggaatcaagattgccgggagaaacatctacaacctcagatatgcagacg atccCTCTTTCCTCTTCCGGGACCCCGGACttttcttatcaacctacctaggaattgactctcacTTCCATTTTGGACAATACAAGTACAACACAAGTGCTTTTGAAGGCTTCATCCTGGTGGGCTTCTCTGATCATCCCCACCTAGAGCTGATCCTCTTTGTGGTTGTCCTCACTTTTTATCTACAGATTCTTCTTGGCAACATGACCATCATCTTGCTTTCAGTTGTGGATTCCGGGCTGCACACACCCATGTATTTCTTGGCCAACCTCTCATTCCTAGATGTGTGCTTCACCACAAGTTCCATCCCTCAGATGCTCTACAACCTTTGGGGTGCAGATAAGACCATCAGCTATCTAGGCTGTGCCATCCAGCTCTACTTCGTCCTGGCTCTGGCAGGAGTCGAGTGTGTGCTCCTGGCTGTCATGGCATATGACCACTACGCTGCAGTCTGCAGACCCCTGCACTACATGGTTATCTTGCACCTGCATTTCTGTGGGCAGCTGGCTTCAATGGCATGGTTGAGTGGCTTTGGCAATTCTCTCATAATGGCACCCCAGACGTTGATGCTACCTCGCTGTGGGCACCGGTGGGTGGATCACTTTCTCTGTGAGATCCCAGCACTAATTGGCATGGCCTGTGTAGATACCATGACCCTTGAGGCACTGGCATTTGCCTTGGCAATCTTTATCATCCTGGCACCACTCATACTCATCGTCATCTCTTACGGTTATATTGCACGAGCTGTGCTAAGGATCAAGTCAGCTGCTGGATGAAAGAAAGCCTTCAACACCTGTAGCTCCCACCTCATTGTTGTCTCTCTCTTCTATGGTACAATTATATACATGTACCTCCAGCCAGCAAATACTTATTCCCAGGACCAGGGCAAGTTCCTTACTCTTTTCTACACAATAGTCACTCCCAGTGTTAACCCTCTAATCTACACACTGAGAAACAAAGATGTTAAAGAGGCCATGAAGAAGGTACTAGGGAAAGGGGAGGCAGAAGTAGAGTAA